From a region of the uncultured Draconibacterium sp. genome:
- a CDS encoding YeeE/YedE thiosulfate transporter family protein, whose protein sequence is MKKMRSRRYMNPYLAGFLLGLTLLATIYITGRGLGASGAMKSVVIEGVNTIAPQHAENTHYYANYAEEHPNGPMRSWLVFEVLGVMIGAFFSGVVSDRVGWKLEKGPRATNTMRVVGAIVGGALFGLGSQLGRGCTSGSALSGMGVMSFGGIITMMAIFGMAYMLAFFFRRLWLK, encoded by the coding sequence ATTAAAAAGATGAGATCAAGAAGATATATGAATCCTTACCTGGCAGGTTTCCTTTTAGGATTAACCTTGCTGGCTACTATCTACATTACCGGGCGCGGACTGGGGGCAAGCGGTGCAATGAAAAGTGTTGTAATTGAGGGGGTAAATACCATTGCACCTCAGCATGCCGAAAATACACACTACTATGCCAATTATGCGGAAGAGCATCCCAATGGTCCGATGCGTTCGTGGCTTGTATTTGAAGTGCTGGGAGTTATGATTGGTGCTTTCTTTTCCGGGGTAGTTTCCGATCGGGTTGGATGGAAACTGGAAAAAGGACCAAGAGCGACAAATACAATGCGTGTTGTTGGCGCTATCGTTGGCGGTGCTTTATTCGGCCTGGGGTCTCAGCTTGGCAGAGGATGTACCAGTGGATCGGCACTTAGCGGTATGGGAGTGATGTCGTTTGGCGGTATTATTACGATGATGGCCATTTTTGGAATGGCTTATATGCTGGCTTTTTTCTTCAGACGATTGTGGCTGAAATAA
- a CDS encoding cytochrome b/b6 domain-containing protein, protein MAKVYIYKGFNRFWHWGQAALILFLTVTGFEVHDSIHLFGYEKAVYFHRVASYAFLVLIAFAIFWHATTGEWKQYIPNLKMLTAQINYYISGIFKKEPHPTKKTPLRKLNPLQAFTYLGFKLVLVPMMVISGLLYMYHKTVNANNEIVIRDINLNSIANWHSFGAFLLVAFVIIHVYMTTTGHTYTSNIKAMITGYEELDDEEQHADKQNKKS, encoded by the coding sequence ATGGCCAAAGTATATATTTATAAAGGATTTAATCGTTTCTGGCACTGGGGGCAGGCGGCACTGATTTTGTTTCTAACAGTAACCGGTTTCGAAGTGCATGATTCAATTCATCTGTTTGGTTACGAAAAGGCAGTGTATTTTCATCGTGTAGCTTCTTATGCTTTTCTGGTACTTATTGCTTTTGCCATATTTTGGCATGCAACAACGGGCGAATGGAAACAATATATCCCGAATTTAAAAATGTTAACGGCACAAATTAACTATTACATAAGCGGGATTTTTAAGAAAGAACCACATCCCACTAAAAAAACACCACTTCGAAAACTGAATCCGCTTCAGGCTTTTACCTATTTAGGATTTAAGCTTGTTTTAGTACCAATGATGGTGATTTCGGGCTTGTTGTATATGTATCATAAAACTGTTAATGCCAACAACGAGATTGTTATTCGAGATATTAATCTTAATAGCATTGCTAACTGGCATTCTTTTGGAGCCTTTTTATTAGTGGCTTTTGTAATAATTCATGTTTACATGACTACTACCGGGCATACTTATACCTCGAATATTAAAGCCATGATTACCGGTTACGAAGAGTTGGATGATGAAGAACAACATGCCGACAAACAAAATAAGAAAAGTTAG
- a CDS encoding tetrathionate reductase family octaheme c-type cytochrome, which yields MIRKIVIPLIVVVAVIAAIQLFQKEKPFYDLKLEKLRQEYAIKPVPSVDHSKFTILQSDFETPQEVTEACLICHTEVHKEVMSSNHWNWERVAYVEGRGIRTIGKKNLLNNFCIGAQTNEQACAKCHIGFGMNNDHFDFNNARNVDCMVCHDNSEEYKKGASMAGYPDRSVNLSKVAQSVGQPTKSNCGACHFYSGGGNNVKHGDLEAAQTACTRDVDVHMAANGLNMSCVDCHTAENHVIKGKLYSVSAENKNRLNCEDCHTNMPHFNQMLNRHTAKVACQTCHIPTYAKENATKMQWNWSDAGKLKNGNPYMEEDSLGNHTYMSIKGSFIWARNVQPDYVWFNGTADHYMLGDSITEIPVQMNKLFGSHNDSNSKIIPVKVHVGDQIYDKKYNILIQPKLYAPEKGDSAYWKDFNWDKASAAGMSRIGFPYSGEYGFVKTEMYWPLNHMVAPKEQSVSCAECHTRNNGRLAKLTGFYVPGRDNNPILDGFGRWLIILSLGGVLLHAAIRIFYSMRNKEYETEIIDYNNQHNQKK from the coding sequence ATGATTAGAAAAATAGTAATACCTTTAATTGTAGTGGTTGCTGTAATAGCAGCCATCCAGCTTTTTCAAAAAGAAAAGCCGTTTTACGATTTAAAGCTGGAGAAATTACGTCAGGAATATGCGATAAAACCTGTCCCCTCGGTCGATCACAGTAAATTTACGATACTGCAGTCTGATTTTGAAACACCGCAGGAAGTTACGGAGGCATGTTTAATCTGTCATACCGAGGTGCACAAAGAGGTGATGAGCTCAAATCACTGGAACTGGGAGCGTGTTGCTTATGTTGAAGGGCGGGGAATCCGCACAATTGGTAAAAAGAACTTGCTAAATAACTTTTGTATCGGAGCGCAAACCAATGAGCAGGCTTGTGCTAAATGCCACATCGGTTTTGGAATGAATAATGACCATTTCGATTTTAATAATGCCCGAAATGTGGATTGTATGGTATGTCATGATAATTCGGAAGAATACAAAAAAGGTGCTTCAATGGCCGGTTACCCCGATCGGAGTGTAAACCTAAGCAAAGTAGCACAAAGTGTTGGACAACCTACCAAAAGCAATTGTGGTGCGTGTCATTTTTATAGCGGTGGCGGCAATAATGTAAAGCATGGCGATTTAGAAGCAGCACAAACAGCCTGCACGCGCGATGTGGATGTGCATATGGCGGCCAACGGGTTGAACATGAGTTGTGTTGATTGTCATACAGCAGAAAATCATGTAATAAAAGGTAAACTCTATTCGGTATCTGCTGAAAATAAAAATCGGCTAAACTGCGAAGACTGCCATACCAACATGCCGCACTTTAACCAGATGTTAAACCGACATACTGCAAAAGTTGCGTGCCAAACATGTCATATTCCAACGTATGCAAAAGAGAATGCAACAAAAATGCAATGGAATTGGTCAGATGCCGGGAAGTTGAAAAATGGAAACCCGTATATGGAGGAGGATTCATTGGGAAATCACACTTATATGTCGATTAAAGGTTCGTTTATATGGGCCAGAAACGTACAACCCGATTATGTTTGGTTTAACGGAACTGCCGATCATTATATGTTGGGCGATTCGATTACTGAAATTCCGGTACAAATGAATAAACTGTTTGGTTCTCACAACGATTCGAATTCGAAAATTATTCCTGTTAAAGTTCATGTTGGAGATCAAATCTACGACAAGAAATACAATATTTTAATTCAGCCAAAATTATATGCTCCGGAAAAAGGTGACAGCGCCTACTGGAAAGATTTTAACTGGGATAAGGCTTCGGCAGCAGGAATGAGTCGGATCGGATTTCCTTACAGTGGCGAGTATGGTTTTGTAAAGACCGAAATGTATTGGCCATTAAACCACATGGTTGCTCCAAAAGAGCAGTCGGTTTCGTGTGCCGAATGTCATACACGAAACAACGGGCGCCTTGCAAAATTAACTGGCTTTTATGTGCCAGGCCGAGATAATAATCCAATTCTTGATGGATTTGGACGTTGGCTTATTATTCTTTCGCTGGGAGGCGTGTTGCTTCATGCAGCTATCCGTATATTCTATTCAATGAGAAATAAGGAGTACGAGACAGAGATAATTGACTACAATAATCAACACAATCAAAAAAAATAG
- a CDS encoding rhodanese-like domain-containing protein, whose amino-acid sequence MHIHELNPWRTLIAVSVFVVILVIGFLTMPKPLFEYQESMDESIEALLDGEDYFYPWELEDVIANKPDSIVLFDIRDNFVFGQGHISGAENLSANTLADPDNLERLTALRNMGVTIVLYGENELQANGPWMFFRQVGFNNIKLLLGGYEYYKANEDDLYNTINDDAYFSGFPRYNYAEMAAPKDGSDLNADQDNKPVQVRRREKTSVAAGGC is encoded by the coding sequence ATGCATATACATGAACTAAATCCGTGGAGAACATTAATCGCAGTTTCAGTATTTGTGGTTATTCTCGTTATTGGCTTTTTAACCATGCCGAAACCGTTGTTTGAATACCAAGAAAGCATGGACGAAAGCATCGAAGCTTTACTCGATGGTGAAGATTATTTTTACCCCTGGGAGTTGGAAGATGTGATCGCCAATAAACCCGATAGTATCGTTTTATTTGATATTCGCGATAACTTCGTTTTCGGGCAGGGGCATATTTCCGGAGCTGAAAACTTATCGGCAAATACATTGGCCGATCCCGATAATCTGGAACGTTTAACAGCACTTCGCAACATGGGCGTAACCATTGTTTTATATGGCGAAAACGAACTGCAGGCCAATGGCCCGTGGATGTTTTTCCGTCAGGTAGGTTTCAACAATATCAAACTTTTGCTGGGTGGATATGAGTATTACAAAGCCAATGAAGATGACTTGTACAATACCATAAACGACGATGCTTATTTTAGCGGATTTCCGCGGTATAACTATGCTGAAATGGCTGCACCAAAAGACGGTTCTGATTTAAATGCTGATCAGGATAACAAACCGGTGCAGGTACGCCGACGCGAAAAAACAAGCGTTGCTGCCGGCGGTTGCTAA
- a CDS encoding rhodanese-like domain-containing protein, with translation MNRNYILLTILMLVLAVGTLFLTSDDEPKQIAPEELLQEIIQPTRYVSTDQVAKMIIQGDPSLLMVDVRPAAEYAEYALPGSLNIPLEDLLNDGNLSYFGVPGIKVVFISNDDIRADQTWVLTKRLGIEGTYVMKGGLNCWMQTIIDPSQPNADAPSVDHELYAFRKGAQIYFTGAGSVASDDGNVEVQVRRREKTSVAAGGC, from the coding sequence ATGAACAGAAATTATATTTTACTAACCATATTGATGCTTGTGTTGGCGGTAGGTACCCTGTTTTTAACAAGTGATGATGAGCCAAAACAAATTGCTCCTGAGGAATTGTTACAAGAAATTATTCAGCCTACTCGATATGTATCAACCGACCAGGTAGCTAAGATGATCATTCAGGGCGATCCGTCGTTGTTAATGGTTGATGTTCGTCCGGCAGCTGAGTATGCAGAATATGCATTGCCGGGCTCGTTAAATATTCCGCTCGAAGATCTGCTAAACGATGGAAACCTCTCGTATTTTGGAGTGCCGGGAATAAAAGTAGTATTTATTTCCAACGACGATATCAGGGCTGATCAAACATGGGTCCTTACCAAACGTTTAGGAATTGAAGGTACTTATGTGATGAAGGGCGGTCTGAACTGCTGGATGCAAACCATAATTGATCCTTCGCAACCTAATGCTGATGCACCTTCTGTTGATCACGAACTTTATGCATTTCGCAAGGGAGCACAAATTTATTTCACCGGCGCCGGGTCGGTAGCTTCCGACGACGGCAATGTTGAAGTGCAGGTGCGCCGAAGAGAAAAAACAAGTGTTGCAGCCGGTGGTTGCTAA